Part of the Candidatus Latescibacter sp. genome is shown below.
GCAGAGTACGTTTTTCATGAGGCCGCCGTATGCAGTGTTCCCGAGTCCATCAAGCACCCCAGAGAAACCCTTGAAGTAAACGTTACAGGTACTGCCAATGTTTTTCTTGCCGCACGCGATGCACATGTCAGAAGAGTAGTGTGGGCGTCATCGACTTCGGTGTACGGAAATTCCGAGATACTTCCGAATATTGAATCCATGCCGCTCTACCCGCTTTCCCCTTACGCCGCATCTAAGGCAGCGGGGGAAATGTTCGCCCGAGCTTTCAGTGAAGTGTTTGATATATCCATCATCAGTCTTCGATATTACAATGTCTTCGGGAAACGTCAGGACCCCTTTTCCGCTTATGCCGCGGTCATCCCGCTGTTAGTATCAAGGCTGCTCAGGGGAGAGCGTCCGGTTATTTTTGGCGACGGCAATCAGACCCGTGACTTTATCTACATCGACAATGTAGTAGATGCCAATATACTCGCCGCAGTCAGTGCTCCCGATGATGCTGGTGGAAAGGCATATAATATCGGCTGCGGGAGCCGGATTACCATCAATGAATTGTACGCGATACTGGCGGATGAGCTTGGTTTCAGGCCCGAACCTCTTTATGAACCCCAGCGGGCCGGAGAGGTGCGGAATTCTGTTGCGGATATCAGCGCC
Proteins encoded:
- a CDS encoding SDR family oxidoreductase encodes the protein MKCLVTGGAGFIGSNLAEKLLNTGNEVVALDDLSTGKLGNIEAFLKNDRFRFIEGTITDPQTCSLACRGAEYVFHEAAVCSVPESIKHPRETLEVNVTGTANVFLAARDAHVRRVVWASSTSVYGNSEILPNIESMPLYPLSPYAASKAAGEMFARAFSEVFDISIISLRYYNVFGKRQDPFSAYAAVIPLLVSRLLRGERPVIFGDGNQTRDFIYIDNVVDANILAAVSAPDDAGGKAYNIGCGSRITINELYAILADELGFRPEPLYEPQRAGEVRNSVADISAARRDFGYNPAITVREGLKMSLAWYKENFGAR